The sequence caacaaaattttaatttaaatttaccCTCATTCTTTCACCCGAATTTTTTCTTaccttttcttcaaaatttcaaaaaatacaaaaatattttaaaatgtctcaaaaaaaaaaaaaattttgtattatcattaattattttgtatgtgaaaattttattttattttaatttcaaatttcctaaaaattttatatacaaaggtatttagaaaaaatatagcaaaaattaatttttaattttataatttaattatttttatttaaaactttattttaattttaatttatttattttttcaaattttagctaaaaagtattttaaatttaaaacattacCAAATTGCTTATTGTAAACCAAATGGCCCCCATGTAACCTATTGGTTACctgctttgatttcaaaaataaaccctagaaaATCTTTTAACAAACTTCACAATCAACATTGCTTACTACTTTTGAGGATTCAAGAGAACAAGAATGGTATATCAAAAACTATGGAAACTTCATATAGAACTTTCACTAATCCCCGAATCCAACTAAAAAAACAACCAGAGCTTCCCTGAATCCAAATATTCCCAATTCCGGCAACATCAATCCCCAATTCTGGCAACATCAATCCAGCTTGCTTTCAACAAGTTTTGCTCGGTGTCTGAGCTCCGCCCTTTTCCATTTAACGATAAGCCGACACAATGTATAGAGAGTATTGATCTGGAATGCAAAAGAAACATGAGCTGATGGGAAAACTGGGAACTTTGATCTTTTCAACAGAGAAGTATAAGTTTGGTCTTTCTTACCACTACTAACATTGATATCAAAAGAAGTGGGCCAGACCAGaaaacagataaaaataaacCGTGAGGATCAAAGTAATTTTGCTTCGAAAAGCTCCTCCAGTTCTCTCTCAGAAAATTGTTTAGTCTCTCGGCGAAATATATGCCACAAACTGCAAATTTCAGAAAAATCAGTTATGTTTAGCACCAATACATGAAACATGAACAAAATGTGATAATCATATGAGCTAACATGGTGAGCAAAAAATCTCTAGTCCTTGAAACTAAACATGACACTACCCTCAAGTCAAGAATATCAATCACTAGGCATAATGTTGGCAATTCACATCATAGGAAACAAAGGCTCTAACAAAATTGATCACACATGAACTAAGAACATGATAAGCTTCTCTTTGACAGGGCAGCACAATTCATAATGCTCGCTGCCAGCACAGGGTACACAAAAGACTGAATATTTACAGCCTCACTCTCATAAGGAGAAACCAGTTTTGTCACTCAAATGCACAACATCAAGTTCACAAACAAGTAACATAAGGTTCTTTATGACAACTCCACTAAATTTGAACTATCTGTTATGTTGGAGCAACATGACAAACACACTCAAAACTGattgaaaaatcaataaaatcacaatcAAATACACAAACAAAAAGCACAGAACACACAACAATTAATGTGGAAAAGTGGAGGAGAAGAATTTCACAATGATCAGACGTATTACAATATGAGCAAACACCAGCAACATCTACAAGAATGCAGTGCCaatcctaaccctaaccctaggaTTGAGCTCAATATTACCATAGATCCGTACTGCCAGTCCGCCCCCACACCCTGCTGGCCTAAGCCCTCAGCCACCACTACATAATTCCAACTTTTTTAGGATTGCACAAAATTTTATCAATTCATAAGTTGGGTTGGCCCAACAATTGAAGTCACACAACAACATGCTATGTTTCTTTCCCAGCATGTCCTTGAAGTTTAGTGACACATGATGGTTCGAGCACCCAAAAAACCTCTTTTTCTTGAGCTAGATCTCAAGTACAAATTGAAGACTGCGTTTCCCAAACTTCTAAATTATTCAATCTAGATTCATTATGTGCATATCACTCCATAAATCTCATTGGTGAGGATAAGCATTTCAAGCATTAACACTTAGATTATACATGACACTCAAACTACTTGAGCTAAAAAACCTAGAAGAATTACCATCCAAACacttgcaaaaacaaaaatcaatactcACAAGCCAGAATGGATAGTGAGAACTGAGCTTTATCATTTCTCCTCGTCAAAATCGCAGTCAGTAACAAAGCGAATTggaacacaaacaaacacatcaaCCAAGGCTCCTGTAGTTCGAAAAACAGTATATTGAGCACAAATCACACAATCTGAGAAAAATGCACGGATTCAGGAAAAAGGAGAGACCTTCCAATCAACGGCATGAAAGAAGCCGATGAAGTTATCAATAGCAGGTCGGAGCCCCGCACGGAGCTCTCCGGCGAGCTTCTCCACAGCGTCCGCTTGGGAATTGAGCAACGCCTTCAGTTCATCCATGGCGAACAAGCACGGGACCGGAATCGCGAGATCTCAAGAAGAGGGAAATAGAAACTGAAAACCTAAATCTGTCTCGGGATCAGCATTTATACCCTTGATCCACCGTATGTTAGCCTTGGGATCTGTGCAAAATGTACGGCTTTTCCGTACCattcccaatatatatatatattaaaaaataataaaaatttaatttcgtTGTTTTGTTCTTGCTCTCATAATCTCATTCCACCGATGATGGCACACTCGCCGCCGATCGCCGGCggtctcctcctcctcctggtGCTCCTCGGCGCCGCCATCCACATCCCACGCTGCCTCCTCGCTGCTCATCCGCACTTCGAAGGCTTGGACGATGCCTCGGATGCCGTGATAGACGATGACCACTTCGATTACGAACCCTCCATCCCATCCCCAGTAATCTCCGTCTCCTACCATGAACCACCCTCCGATCcctcacctcctcctcctccgcccTCCCCCATTGCCGAGTCCGAGCTCTGGGACGAGGACGAATTCGAAGGCATCCCCATTCTCAACTTCATCTCGTACCCCCCAGATGGAGATCGAGTTCAAGCTCCTGCTCCCTCGCCTTCTGATGCTCCAGAACGCTCCCCGTGGTTTACCTACTCGATCGAGTTCACGTTCACcttcttcttgatttcattCGTGATCAATTACTTCGACGGGAAACGTAAAAACGAGCTCATCGTCGTCGCCTGGGCCTCCAAATTCGCCACCCGGGACTCCATTTTCAGCAAGAACTTTAGCTTCATTGGCGCTGGTGACGGCAACAACGCCCCTTACCTCCTGAAAGAACGCCCAGATGTCTTCAAGATCTGGGCCAGCGGAAGAAACTACTGCAAGGGTTTTGTAGCTACAATGAAGCTGAAAAAGCGGCATGATTTGATATCCAGGATTTGGGATATGGTACGCTTGAAGAGGGATACGATCACCTTCGAGGTGATGATGAAGGAGAATGCCATGGATCATGTGGTGCTTGCGGTGGCAAGGAGTAAGGCCTCCAAGGCCATGCTGAAGGAGGAGAAGGATTTGCAGAGGTTTGCGAACGTGTTGGCATGGACCCCAGCAGGGAGGAAGTGGGTTTCTGAGGAGCTCGCCATTGTTGCAGAATCAAAGGAGGTCGCTGGGGATCTTATCACTGAGGCTGTTCTTGATCAGGTGAGCATTTTCCTTATCGATTATAGAATTCTTACCCAAAATTTAGTTTCTTGTAGAAAGTATTGCAGCTTCTGATAGCTCTGAGTAGGATATTGAGATGATATTGTGGTATCTTGGAATGGAAATATGATGAAACTAGAGGATGATTCTATGCTATCAAGTGATCATCTGTTATACTGTTAAAGTTATTGTTTCTTGAAACTCTTGGCCATCCAAACTTCGTAattgttattttcaaaatggATAGTGTTTACTTTTGGTAAATGTAGCTTAAAACCAATGAATGAAATGGAGTCCTGTGGCCGTAATTGTTGTTTACAAGCAAATATTTGATGTTTTGCTCATACAAGTaaatttttcaagcaaaacatTTGGCCAACTGAACATGCTTGTTTCTTAGAAATTTTGGATGATAGGATGTGCATAAAGGAGCATCCATTAGTTGTGATCAGATATATCAGTTGCTGATGACAAAGACCAGGAAAGTAGTAGGATTTTCATGGTAAGCATTTTAGAGCCATCAAATTGATAGTTGAACAAACAAACAGTTAGGAATTTTATGATAAGAGATGTTGATAATAGAGGATGGGACAAAAAATGTGACAGAATTTATCTGAGCATTATCTCCTTGCACAATATGGATTAGGaacatttatgatttttatgtgAATGAGTAGAATTATTTATCCATCGGCCTATTGGAGAAGTATCTGGTCGGGGATTCTGAAAGATCGTTCTGCTCTGACCAAGCAAAAAATATGGCTGTAGCTAAAGTTGATTGAAGCAGCTTCAATCAAATAGTTAAATTTTTACCTTGATCATGAAAGACTATGGAAGCCTATAGTATAGATTGTTTCAATTTGCATAAGTCACTAACCCTGCAGATTGATTATTGCTCATCGAGAAATGCTGGAGAAGACTTCAAGAACATGTTTCCCTTGctttattaaataattgtatgtATTTCTGAAATCTTTGTTTGATCCACTGTGAATCTGATCAAGTTTGCTCTTACTATCACAAAAACCATTAATTTTCAAGATAGACAGCTTGGCGGCTGGTTTCTTGTACCatcttttgattaatttttttttagccaaaatgtgaaaaataggTCCCAAACCATGTTTAAATATGTTTCTCGGAGAGAACAGATGAAAACCCATCTATATGAAACAATTTAATTGAGCCCATGTCTGCTGTCTGCCTGATATGCATTTATGCCTCTTTATTTTAGTTGAGATGTTTATGGTTGCTTTGGATAGTCTCTGATTATTTGGGTTAACTTTGAGTCTGGATGGTTTATGCAGTTGACTATTTTTTTGCTAGTCAAATCCATCACCAACATCTATTCAAATTGTTTTGTAGGCTTCTTTTATCGCCAATCATAAGAATTCATCAGATATAGCTTAGATTTTTGTTATACTTTGATTTTGTTGACAGGTTCTTGGCGAGgaggcatttaaaaaatttggaaagGAATTCATCTCACTGCACTTTTCCGATCAATATCCAGGCTCTCATTCGAAAATGCTAATTTTCAAGTTCACACTTCCAGATGCCAAAAACATGGCTGACATGACAATGCTAGCTTCTCTTGTCCCTTATTATGTCGACTTAATTGGGCGCTACAATCTTAGCTCTCAGGTAGGGAGCTATTTTCATCATGAATTAGTCTAATAGAACTGAACAATGACTATTTACTCAGTGGAAATTTTCTATTAAAATGCATGTCAGGCTCGGTCTAGAACAGATGCTGCAAGGATGAAGGCTGCCCAAGACGCATCCAAAGAACTGCAAAACGCAAGACGAGAGGCTCTGCAGAAAcagaaggaagaaaaaagaaagcttATGGATGAGGCTGATGCTAAGCTTACTGCCGATGCAATTAACAGAAGACTAGAGAAAGAACGCTCGCGCCAGAAGAAATCAAAGCCTCCAAAAAAGATGCTCTGAGACTAAGTTTAGTTGTGTAAATGACACCATTAACAACCTACTTCATAGCTGCTGCACAGACACAAAATTCAGCTCTAGATTTCTTAGAGCTTCTCTATATTTTCACTTGTGTCAATGTTGTTAGACGTCGTTAATTTTATACTGTTAATTGAAAAGAACCGGAATTGATGCTGTACTTACAAACTTAGGACATGCTGATCATAAATAAACATTTTGCTGCAAACTTAGAGCTAGTACTAATCTTTGCATGTTTTCACAAAACTTTACCTTGTCTCCATCTTGGATTCAGTTTCTAGTCACattttgtattcattttctttcattaatccAAGGAATCAAGATGAAACTAGAATAAGTTCATGGTTCATAAGCTACAGGGATGGCTTCAAGAAGCTTATAATAAATTCCAACCTCCAAAGTGTCTGCAATTAAAGCATTAGGTTGACCACAAGAGTTTCATCCCTACTGATCTTAAACTCACTTGGTTTTCAACATCTCAAAATCCATCAAACTCAATCACCAGaatataataatcttattttgttatttttttaaacacattTAATTTTGAAAGT comes from Dioscorea cayenensis subsp. rotundata cultivar TDr96_F1 chromosome 15, TDr96_F1_v2_PseudoChromosome.rev07_lg8_w22 25.fasta, whole genome shotgun sequence and encodes:
- the LOC120277270 gene encoding uncharacterized protein At5g49945-like → MMAHSPPIAGGLLLLLVLLGAAIHIPRCLLAAHPHFEGLDDASDAVIDDDHFDYEPSIPSPVISVSYHEPPSDPSPPPPPPSPIAESELWDEDEFEGIPILNFISYPPDGDRVQAPAPSPSDAPERSPWFTYSIEFTFTFFLISFVINYFDGKRKNELIVVAWASKFATRDSIFSKNFSFIGAGDGNNAPYLLKERPDVFKIWASGRNYCKGFVATMKLKKRHDLISRIWDMVRLKRDTITFEVMMKENAMDHVVLAVARSKASKAMLKEEKDLQRFANVLAWTPAGRKWVSEELAIVAESKEVAGDLITEAVLDQVLGEEAFKKFGKEFISLHFSDQYPGSHSKMLIFKFTLPDAKNMADMTMLASLVPYYVDLIGRYNLSSQARSRTDAARMKAAQDASKELQNARREALQKQKEEKRKLMDEADAKLTADAINRRLEKERSRQKKSKPPKKML
- the LOC120277272 gene encoding transmembrane protein 18-like yields the protein MDELKALLNSQADAVEKLAGELRAGLRPAIDNFIGFFHAVDWKEPWLMCLFVFQFALLLTAILTRRNDKAQFSLSILAFCGIYFAERLNNFLRENWRSFSKQNYFDPHGLFLSVFWSGPLLLISMLVVINTLYTLCRLIVKWKRAELRHRAKLVESKLD